One genomic window of Trueperaceae bacterium includes the following:
- a CDS encoding VOC family protein: MISSGLVNLYTRDIEAGIRFYRDLLGLRETFRTPREGTPEHVEFAAGGFTVGLGTVEAAKRVHGVDGTPGAPAMSVVFWTDDVDAEFARLVAAGVPALQEPHDTGNDNRNALVEDPDGNLVELVSKRR; this comes from the coding sequence ATGATCTCGTCAGGGCTCGTCAACCTCTACACGCGAGACATCGAGGCGGGCATCAGGTTCTACCGTGACCTGCTCGGCCTGCGCGAGACCTTCAGGACGCCGCGCGAGGGCACGCCCGAGCACGTCGAGTTCGCGGCCGGCGGCTTCACCGTGGGCCTCGGCACGGTGGAGGCCGCCAAGCGGGTGCACGGGGTGGACGGCACGCCGGGCGCGCCGGCCATGTCCGTCGTCTTCTGGACCGACGACGTGGACGCCGAGTTCGCGCGGCTCGTGGCGGCGGGCGTGCCGGCGCTGCAGGAGCCTCACGACACGGGCAACGACAACCGCAACGCGCTGGTCGAGGACCCCGACGGCAACCTCGTCGAGCTCGTCTCGAAGCGTAGATGA
- a CDS encoding LLM class flavin-dependent oxidoreductase, protein MTKKIGFLSFGHWTPSPHSHTRSAADALQQSIDLAVAAEELGADGAYFRVHHFARQLASPFPLLAAIGARTKRIEIGTAVIDMRYENPFYMVEDAGAADLIAGGRLQLGISRGSPEQVVDGWRHFGYAPREGEDDGAMARRHAQVFLDLLEGRGFAQPNPRPMFPNPPGLLRLEPHSEGLRRRIWWGSATNATAAWAAGLGMNLQSSTLKFDESGQPLHVQQSEQIRAFREAWREAGHPWEPRVSVSRSIFPLVDDRDFAYFGRERHDSDKIGYIDENTRAVFGRSYADEPDVLVEQLRQDTAIAEADTLLLTVPNQLGVDYCAHVIEAVLKHVAPALGWR, encoded by the coding sequence GTGACGAAGAAGATCGGGTTCCTCTCGTTCGGGCACTGGACGCCGTCGCCGCACTCGCACACGCGGTCGGCGGCGGACGCGCTGCAGCAGTCGATAGACCTGGCCGTGGCGGCCGAGGAGCTCGGCGCCGACGGCGCCTACTTCCGCGTGCACCACTTCGCGCGCCAGCTCGCCTCGCCGTTCCCGCTGCTGGCGGCGATCGGCGCCAGGACGAAGCGCATCGAGATCGGCACGGCCGTCATCGACATGCGCTACGAGAACCCGTTCTACATGGTCGAGGACGCCGGCGCCGCCGACCTCATCGCCGGCGGGCGCCTGCAGCTCGGCATCAGCCGGGGCTCGCCGGAGCAGGTCGTGGACGGGTGGCGGCACTTCGGCTACGCACCGCGCGAGGGCGAGGACGACGGGGCCATGGCCAGGCGGCACGCCCAGGTCTTCCTCGACCTGCTCGAGGGACGGGGCTTCGCGCAGCCGAACCCGCGCCCCATGTTCCCCAACCCGCCGGGCCTCCTGCGGCTCGAGCCGCACTCGGAGGGCCTGCGCCGGCGGATCTGGTGGGGCTCGGCGACGAACGCCACGGCCGCGTGGGCGGCCGGCCTGGGCATGAACCTGCAGAGCTCTACGCTGAAGTTCGACGAGTCCGGGCAGCCGCTGCACGTGCAGCAGTCCGAGCAGATCCGCGCGTTCCGCGAGGCGTGGCGCGAGGCCGGCCACCCGTGGGAGCCGCGGGTGTCGGTGAGCCGCAGCATCTTCCCGCTCGTCGACGACCGCGACTTCGCCTACTTCGGCCGGGAGCGTCACGACTCAGACAAGATCGGCTACATCGACGAGAACACGCGCGCCGTGTTCGGACGCAGCTACGCCGACGAGCCCGACGTCCTCGTCGAGCAGCTCCGTCAGGACACCGCGATCGCCGAGGCCGACACGCTGCTGCTCACGGTGCCGAACCAGCTCGGCGTCGACTACTGCGCCCACGTGATCGAGGCGGTGCTGAAGCACGTGGCGCCGGCCCTCGGCTGGAGGTGA